The region TCAATGCCGCGCTTCTTTATTTGACCCTGGCTGGTTAAAGCCGGTTGCCAGGACTTAACACCCCTTTTCTAAGGATAATTTAAGCATTCTCGTGTACAATTGTCGCTGCGGCAAGAAAAATGATTGCCAAACCCCTTGAGGTGATCTAATATTATTAAAAGTACCGGGATAATAACAGTTCAATAGTTTCACTGTGTTTTCGGATAAAACAAATTAAAAATTGGAGATGGGGGATAATAAAGGGATGGCTTTGAACAAAACGAACCAAAAGGTCTTGCTTTTGGTGCTGCTGGTGGTTTTGGGGATTGCGGCGGTTATCGGCGCTAAAACTTACGCTCAAAAAGACGTTGTGGCCAGGGTGAACGGGGAAAGCATCAGCAAGGACGAACTGTACGAGTTCATGGTTAAACAAAACGGGCGGCAGGCCTTGGAAATGTTGATTTCCCAGAAAATAATCGACCTGGAGGCCAAGAAACAAAACATCGAGGTGAGCGGGGCCGATATAGAAAATGAACTGGAAAGACTGTACGAGTATTACGGGGGAAAAGAGTCCTTCAACCAGGCGATGGAAATGAACGGTTATTCCCTGGACGACATCAAAGAGGAGCTCGCGGTGAACGTAAAGGTGAAAAAGCTGCTTGAACCGCGCATTTCCATCTCGGAGGAGGATATAAAGAGTTATTTTGAGCAAAACAAGGATATGTTCGAGGAAAAAGAGCAGGTGAAGGCCCGCCATATTCTGGTGAAGAGCGAAGAAACGGCCAAGGAAGTGGAAAAGAAGCTGGCCGCAGGGGAGGATTTCGCCGAACTGGCCAAGACATATTCAACGGACAGCGCTACGAAAGACCGGGGAGGAGAACTGGGATATTTCGGGAAAGGGTCAATGGTCAAAGAATTTGAACAGGCTGCATTCTCAATGAAAACCGGTGAAATCAGCGCACCGGTCAAATCCGAATACGGGTACCACATCATTGAAGTGGAAGACAGAAAAGAAGCAAAGGAAGCCAGCCTCGAAGAGAACAGGGACGAAATAAGAAACATCCTGCTTGAGCAGAAAATGCAGGACGAATACAGCGCCTGGATACAGGAGCGGTACAGCGAATATAAAATAGAAAATTTGCTGGCCAAGACCAGCGCTTAGCGACCGGCTGGCAAAGGGGTGCTGCGGTGAAAGCGGCACCCGGTTTTTTGTTGACGCGTAAACAGTGATGGAGATGAAAACCGATGGTTAAGCTTATCAGGTTTTTAAAACCCTACAGGTTCCAGGTGGCCGCCGTCCTGGTACTCGTCTTTTTCCAGTCGCTTTCTCAGCTGTACCTGCCCACCCTGATGGCGGACATTGTCGACAGGGGTATCGTCAAAGGGGATACTGTCTACATTGTGAAGGTCGGCGCGTTCATGCTGGTCGTTGCCGCAGGAGGAGCCGCCTGCACGATAGCGGCAGGCTTTTTGTCGTCAAAAACAGCGGCAGGTTTCTGCCGGAGCCTGCGCAGCAAGGTTTTCTCGCGGGTGGAGAGCTATTCGCTTCATGAGTTCGACAGGATAGGAACGGCCTCCCTGATTACGAGGACGACGAACGACATAACCCAGATCCAGCACGTCCTGATAATGGCCCTGCGCGTGATGGTCAGCGCGCCGCTCATGTGCGCCGGCGGCCTGATCATGGCGGTGTCGAAGGATGCCGGGCTGTCGCTGATAATTGCGGTCGCCATGCCCGTTCTTGTTGCCGCCAGTCTCCTGATTGCCAGGAAGAGCATGCCGCTCTTTAAAGCGATGCAGATGAAGCTCGACAAACTGAACCTGGTTTTGCGCGAAGGTCTGACCGGCATCAGGGTGATCCGTGCCTTTAACCGCGCAGAATACGAAAAAAGACGTTTCAGCGAGGCTAACCTTGACCTTGCCCGCACCGCGACCAGGGCCAACCAGATGATGGCGGCCTTGATGCCGTCAATGATGCTGGTGATGAACTTTACGACCATCGCCATAATATGGTTCGGCGGGCTCAGGATTGAAAACAATGAGCTGCAGGTGGGCACCCTGATGGCCTTTGTCCAGTACGTTATGCAGATCATGTTTTCGCTGTTGATGGTGTCCATGATGTTTATTATGATCCCGAGGGCTTCGGTTTCCGCGGCCCGGATAAACCAGGTGCTGGAAACAACCCCTGAAATACGGGACAGCGGGCCGTATGCCAAGCAAAGCGGCGGCCCGAAAGGGACAGTCGAGTTCAGGAATGTCACTTTCAGCTATCCGGGCGCCGAACGGCCCGCGCTCCAGGACATTTCCTTCAGGGCGGGCCCGGGCGAGGTGACGGCCATTATCGGCGGGACCGGTTCGGGCAAATCTACGCTGGTAAACCTGATCCCGCGCTTCTACGATATTGACAAGGGCAGCATTCTTGTCGACGGTGTGGATATACGGGAAATGCCGCAGGAGGTTCTCAGGGCAAAAATAGGTTATGTTCCCCAGAAAACCGTTCTCTTCAACGGCACAATCGCCGATAACATCCGTTACGGCAAGGAAGAAGCCTCCAGCGAAGAAATCAGGCGCGCGGCCGAAGTCGCCCAGGCCGCGGAGTTCATCGACACCCTGGAGGATGGTTTTGCCCATGTCGTTGCCCAGGGCGGCGCCAACGTCTCAGGCGGGCAAAAGCAAAGGCTTTCCATAGCCCGCGCTCTGGTCAGGAAACCGGAGATCTACATTTTCGACGACAGCTTTTCATCACTTGATTTTAGGACCGAGGCCAGGCTCCGTGCGGCCCTGGCCAGGGAAACGGCCGGCTCGACCGTGCTTATCGTTGCCCAGAGGGTCAGCACGGTAATGAACGCGGACCGGATCATCGTCCTGGACGGCGGCAAAATCGCGGGCACCGGTACTCACGGGGAACTCATGCACACCTGTGCAATATACCGCGAGATAGCCTCCTCACAGCTTGCAGGGGTGGAAACGGCATGAATGAAGAACGCAAGGCATCCTGGCCGGGCTCCAGGCGGGGCGCAGGGCCCATGCGAGGGCATTTCCCGGGGCTGCCGGCGGAAAAAGCGAAGGATTTTAAAGGCACGTCAAAAAGGCTGCTGGCCTACCTGAAACCACACCGGCTGCAGCTTTATACCGTATTTTTAACGGCGGTCCTGGGGACAGCTTTCAGCATCCTCAGCCCGAAGGTCATGGGCAAGGCCACGACCAAGATGTTTGCCGGCGTGATGATGAAACTGCAGGGAGTACCGGGAGCGAGGATAGATTTCGATTACATTTCAAAAATACTCTTGACCCTGGCCGGCCTGTATTTGCTGAGCGCTGTTTTCGGTTACATCCAGCAGTATATAATGGCGGGAGTCGCCCAAAAGATTATTTTCGATATGCGCAGCGACGTTAACGACAAACTTTCCCGTTTGCCCTTGCGGTTTTTTGATTCGCACACGCACGGCGAAATATTGAGCCGGGTGACCAACGATATAGACAATATCAGCACCACCCTGCAGCAGAGCATTACCCAGCTTATCACGGCTGCGGTGACGCTTGCCGGCATAGTGACAATGATGCTGTCGATCAGCCCGCTGATGACGCTCATAACCGCCGTGACACTGCCGCTGTCATTCATTATGACGGCCGTTGTCGCCAGGCGTTCCCAGCGGTACTTTGCGGCCCAGCAGAAAGCACTGGGCGAACTGAACGGGCATGTGGAGGAAATGTACGGCGGTCACATGGTTGTAAAGGCTTTCGGGCACGAGAAAAGGTCCGTCGAAAAATTTGACGCCATAAACGAGAAGCTTTACGATGCCGGTTGGAGAGCGCAGTTCATTTCGGGTATAATTATGCCGGTTTTGGACTTTATCAACAATACCGGTTATGTTTTCATCTGCGTCGCCGGCGCCATATTTGTGGCCGGCGGCAGGATTGTAATCGGCGATATGCAGGCTTTTATCCAGTATTCCAGGCGGTTTACGCAGCCGGTAATACAAACGGCCAACATCGCGAACGTTCTCCAGTCGACTGTGGCTTCCGCCGAACGCGTTTTTGAGCTTGTGGATGAAGATGAAGAGATGCCGGATGATGAGAGGGCGGGAAAAATCGAATCTCCAGAAGGCGAGATTGAATTCCGTAATGTCAGGTTCAGTTACCGGGTAGGAGTTCCCCTGATTGAAAACATGAGTTTTAATGTAAAAAAAGGCCAGACGGCAGCCATTGTCGGGCCGACCGGCGCGGGTAAAACTACGCTGGTGAACCTGTTGATGCGGTTTTATGAAATAAACGGCGGCAGGATCACCATCGACGGGGTTGATATAAGAGAAATAAAGCGGGAAAACCTGCGCGGCATTTTCGGCATGGTTCTCCAGGACACCTGGCTTTTTAACGGGACGGTGAGAGAAAATATCGCTTACGGCCGTGAAGGCGCCTCCTTTGAGGAAATCGTCCGGGCGGCGAGAGCGGCTTATGCCGACCATTTTATCAGAACCCTGCCTGATGGCTACAACACCATTATCAATGAGGAAGCGTCCAATATTTCGCAGGGGCAAAAACAGCTCCTGACCATTGCCCGGGCTTTCCTGGCCGCGCCGGCTGTGCTTATTCTTGATGAGGCTACCAGCAGCGTCGATACGAGGACCGAAACCCTCATCCAAAAAGCGATGGCTTCGCTGATGAAAGGGAGGACGAGTTTTGTAATTGCCCACAGGCTGTCCACGATCCGGGAGGCTGATTTGATTCTCGTCATGAACACCGGAAGCGTCATCGAAAAAGGTACCCACAGGGAACTCCTGGCCAAAGGCGGTTTTTACGCCGAACTTTACAACAGCCAGTTTGCCGCTTTGCCCGGCGAAACGGCATCGTAAAAAAACGGCGGGTATGCATAAATTGTACAGCGCGGAGAATAATAAACCTGAAAACCAAAGAAAGGGGAATAAACGCGTGTACAATCAGATCCAGCAAGCGCATCAGGTGCTCAATTCAATCGAACAGATTGCTTTTCAAATGAGGCAATCGGAGAGCAGCAACAGGCAGCTTTTAAGCCAGCTCGAACAAAAGGAGTCCATGGCTGAACAGAAACTGGCCCAGATCCAGCAGCTCTGCCGCGAATGCAGCCAGGTGCTGCAGGGTGTGGCCGGGACCCAGGCGGGATTCCAGCCCCAGTACCAGGCAGGGTACCGGGCGACAACCGGTTTCACGGGCTATGCCGGCCAGCCGGGCGTGACGACAGGGATCAACCTGAGCACGCCCAGCCTGCCGACCAGCACGCCGTTTGCGAGCGTAGCCACCATGAGCCCGGAGACCTACAGCGCTGCCACGGCCAGGCTCGGCGGCTTTGGCACAAGTCCCGTCAATATCGGCCAGCAGGCCGGGATCGCCGGTCAGAGACCTATGCTGACCTGAATTTGACTTTTCCTGTTTTTCAGGTTCCCAGGAGACCGGGGACGGTTTTAGGCAAGAGCCGGAACCGTCCCTTTTTTGGCGCGCCGGTTACGGGAATGAATTTCTCCGCCCCATATATTTCACCAAGTGCGACCAGGATTTCCATAGCCAGTTTTTGGAGGTCTTTGATTTTTTTTGTCGAATAAAAATTAAAAATGTTTTGGAAAAATCGAGGAGAAATTATGGGCAAAATTTTGAAAAAGCTGGGCGTTTTTCTTATCGCGGCAATACTGGTCGCTGCCTTGCCGTCGTGCGCCGGTCGGTCCTCGCCGGCTGTACAGCCCTCACCCGTATCGCCGGTTCCTGCCGAAAGACCTGCGCCGGATAATTCCCCAAATCCTTCCCCGCCGGCGTTGCCGCAGGGGAAGGCCAGACAGGCCGGCCTTGAAGAGACCTACGAAAGGGCCGTGCTGTCCGGACCGCCGGGAAAATTGAGGTTGTCCCAGGTGGCGTTTGCCTACGGCGACCTGGAAAACATTAACAATAAAGGAGATACCGCTCATTCCATCAAGGTGTTGGAACGGTTTCCTTACCTGGTGTGCGCCGAACCCGGTCGCCTTTCGCCCGCTGATAAAATCGTTTCCGATGCCCTTAAGGAAAAGGCAAAGATTTTCGGCTATGTCTACCTGGACGACAGATCGCCTGTCAGCCTGCCCAAGGTAAAGCAAGAAATTGACAGCATCGCCGCGCAGGGCTGGTACGGTGTGTTCATCGACCAGTTCGGCTACGATTTCGGGGTGACCAGGGACGTGCAGAACGAGGTGGTCGAATACGCTCACGGCAAAAACCTCAAGTGTTTTGTCAACGCCTGGTCTATTGACGACGCCTTCGGCAGGGAGGTCGACCCGGTGCATAACCCTGACGGCCGGCCGTCGAGCCTGGGGAAAGACGACTGGTACCTGATGGAAAGCTTCATGATGAACAACGGGGGATTCCTTGCGGACTGCGGAGAGATGATGCTGAAATACCGCAAAGGGCAGTACTACAAACAGACCCTGGGGATTAAGATAGCCTGCCTTACCTATAAGCGAAAGACGGTTTCATGGGCTAATGCCGGTTCCGACATCAGGCGCTCTTATTTGCTGGCCCTTGCCTTGGGCTTTGACGGCTGGTGGTTCAGCGACAGGCTGGAAGACGAGGCCTTTTTCTACGGCCAGGACCCGGGGATTAACCTTGGAGACAGGCTTTTAAAGCAGCTTGAAAAAGTGGAAAACAATTGCTTCCTGGCGGAAACGGACAGTTTTTATATCCTCTTTAACGGGAGCAAATACCCGCCCCTCCGCTACATCGTATATGACAAGAACAG is a window of Peptococcaceae bacterium DNA encoding:
- a CDS encoding peptidylprolyl isomerase, with the protein product MALNKTNQKVLLLVLLVVLGIAAVIGAKTYAQKDVVARVNGESISKDELYEFMVKQNGRQALEMLISQKIIDLEAKKQNIEVSGADIENELERLYEYYGGKESFNQAMEMNGYSLDDIKEELAVNVKVKKLLEPRISISEEDIKSYFEQNKDMFEEKEQVKARHILVKSEETAKEVEKKLAAGEDFAELAKTYSTDSATKDRGGELGYFGKGSMVKEFEQAAFSMKTGEISAPVKSEYGYHIIEVEDRKEAKEASLEENRDEIRNILLEQKMQDEYSAWIQERYSEYKIENLLAKTSA
- a CDS encoding ABC transporter ATP-binding protein/permease, which codes for MVKLIRFLKPYRFQVAAVLVLVFFQSLSQLYLPTLMADIVDRGIVKGDTVYIVKVGAFMLVVAAGGAACTIAAGFLSSKTAAGFCRSLRSKVFSRVESYSLHEFDRIGTASLITRTTNDITQIQHVLIMALRVMVSAPLMCAGGLIMAVSKDAGLSLIIAVAMPVLVAASLLIARKSMPLFKAMQMKLDKLNLVLREGLTGIRVIRAFNRAEYEKRRFSEANLDLARTATRANQMMAALMPSMMLVMNFTTIAIIWFGGLRIENNELQVGTLMAFVQYVMQIMFSLLMVSMMFIMIPRASVSAARINQVLETTPEIRDSGPYAKQSGGPKGTVEFRNVTFSYPGAERPALQDISFRAGPGEVTAIIGGTGSGKSTLVNLIPRFYDIDKGSILVDGVDIREMPQEVLRAKIGYVPQKTVLFNGTIADNIRYGKEEASSEEIRRAAEVAQAAEFIDTLEDGFAHVVAQGGANVSGGQKQRLSIARALVRKPEIYIFDDSFSSLDFRTEARLRAALARETAGSTVLIVAQRVSTVMNADRIIVLDGGKIAGTGTHGELMHTCAIYREIASSQLAGVETA
- a CDS encoding ABC transporter ATP-binding protein/permease, which produces MRGHFPGLPAEKAKDFKGTSKRLLAYLKPHRLQLYTVFLTAVLGTAFSILSPKVMGKATTKMFAGVMMKLQGVPGARIDFDYISKILLTLAGLYLLSAVFGYIQQYIMAGVAQKIIFDMRSDVNDKLSRLPLRFFDSHTHGEILSRVTNDIDNISTTLQQSITQLITAAVTLAGIVTMMLSISPLMTLITAVTLPLSFIMTAVVARRSQRYFAAQQKALGELNGHVEEMYGGHMVVKAFGHEKRSVEKFDAINEKLYDAGWRAQFISGIIMPVLDFINNTGYVFICVAGAIFVAGGRIVIGDMQAFIQYSRRFTQPVIQTANIANVLQSTVASAERVFELVDEDEEMPDDERAGKIESPEGEIEFRNVRFSYRVGVPLIENMSFNVKKGQTAAIVGPTGAGKTTLVNLLMRFYEINGGRITIDGVDIREIKRENLRGIFGMVLQDTWLFNGTVRENIAYGREGASFEEIVRAARAAYADHFIRTLPDGYNTIINEEASNISQGQKQLLTIARAFLAAPAVLILDEATSSVDTRTETLIQKAMASLMKGRTSFVIAHRLSTIREADLILVMNTGSVIEKGTHRELLAKGGFYAELYNSQFAALPGETAS